A window from Flammeovirgaceae bacterium encodes these proteins:
- a CDS encoding glutamate--cysteine ligase, which yields MTHPSRIHLFQGYGIELEYMLVDKDTLAVKPVTDELLKHELGEYGSDFENGIVTWSNELVLHVVEIKSTAPESNFNALENAFAENVKRINAILDRWNAMLMPGAAHPFMDPLVETRLWPHDNNEVYQVYDKIFNSRGHGWSNLQSTHLNLPFYDDEEFAKLHAAVRIVLPILPALCASSPILDGKPTGMVDTRLKYYKANQARIPSITGKVIPEAIFSKRNYLNAIYEKIKADIAPFDPEKVLNPIWVNSRGAIPRFDRGSIEIRLMDIQECPTADMAIITLVTEVIKAFVGEMFIGLDEQMKIKTDLLAGLLDKCMVTSQQTEVAHPGLLAAFGAGSAPMTAIEVWKTAMDRLVKSGNSALGKWMPELSVILNEGTLSDRVLRTLGEDTSAEAIKGTYRKLCGCLEQDKMFIP from the coding sequence ATGACACACCCATCCCGCATACACCTTTTCCAGGGCTACGGCATAGAACTGGAATACATGTTGGTAGACAAGGACACACTAGCCGTAAAACCCGTTACTGATGAGTTGCTGAAACATGAACTGGGTGAGTATGGCAGCGATTTTGAAAATGGCATCGTCACCTGGTCCAACGAGTTGGTGCTGCACGTAGTGGAGATCAAGTCCACAGCGCCCGAATCCAATTTCAATGCGTTGGAAAATGCCTTTGCCGAAAATGTGAAAAGGATCAATGCCATATTGGACCGGTGGAATGCCATGCTCATGCCGGGGGCCGCGCACCCGTTTATGGACCCGCTGGTGGAGACCCGCCTTTGGCCACATGACAACAACGAAGTCTACCAGGTGTATGACAAAATATTTAATTCCAGGGGACACGGTTGGTCAAACCTGCAAAGCACCCACCTTAACTTGCCCTTTTATGATGATGAGGAATTTGCCAAACTGCATGCTGCCGTAAGGATCGTACTGCCCATCCTTCCGGCATTGTGTGCCTCTTCCCCGATTTTGGACGGCAAGCCCACCGGAATGGTGGACACGCGTCTAAAATACTATAAGGCCAACCAGGCCCGGATACCCTCCATAACGGGAAAAGTAATCCCCGAAGCCATATTCTCGAAACGCAATTACCTCAATGCCATTTATGAAAAAATAAAAGCGGACATTGCGCCCTTCGATCCCGAAAAAGTATTGAACCCCATTTGGGTAAACTCGCGTGGCGCCATTCCGCGCTTCGACCGCGGCTCGATAGAAATAAGGTTGATGGACATACAGGAATGCCCTACCGCTGACATGGCCATTATCACCCTGGTAACAGAGGTCATTAAAGCCTTCGTGGGTGAAATGTTTATCGGCCTGGATGAACAAATGAAAATAAAAACGGACCTGCTGGCCGGCCTGTTGGACAAGTGCATGGTCACGAGCCAGCAAACCGAGGTGGCCCATCCCGGGCTTCTTGCGGCATTTGGTGCGGGTAGCGCCCCCATGACGGCCATTGAAGTTTGGAAAACGGCAATGGACAGGCTTGTGAAGTCAGGAAACTCTGCCCTGGGGAAGTGGATGCCCGAACTTTCGGTCATCCTCAATGAAGGCACCCTCTCCGACAGGGTGCTGAGGACCTTGGGCGAAGACACATCGGCCGAGGCAATAAAAGGCACCTACCGCAAGTTGTGCGGGTGCCTGGAACAGGACAAGATGTTTATCCCTTAG
- a CDS encoding N-formylglutamate amidohydrolase, with protein MPYALIITCEHAGNTVPAKYKALFPHSEGVLQSHEGWDPGAWEIATYLGSQFHCRPIGCHTTRLLIEANRSLDSPQLFSRYSRPLGHIDKQVLIDEVYTPYRQEVVREIEQLSQPVLHLSVHSFTPVYHGLEREVEVGLLFDPGRAMESRFCHAYHEALALALPNLKIRFNEPYLGTDDGLTSHLRSRYGDGQYAGIELEVSQKFVPDLQGIKPFLATAIKKALEGR; from the coding sequence ATGCCCTACGCCCTGATCATTACCTGCGAGCATGCAGGCAACACCGTCCCGGCAAAATACAAGGCATTGTTCCCCCATTCGGAAGGGGTGCTACAATCCCACGAAGGGTGGGACCCCGGGGCCTGGGAAATCGCCACGTACCTGGGGAGCCAGTTCCATTGCAGGCCAATTGGTTGCCACACTACCCGTTTGCTGATTGAGGCCAATCGTTCCCTGGATAGCCCACAGCTTTTTTCCAGGTACTCCAGGCCGCTGGGCCACATCGATAAACAAGTGCTTATTGACGAAGTGTACACACCCTACCGGCAGGAGGTCGTCAGGGAAATAGAACAATTAAGCCAACCCGTCCTTCACCTTTCGGTGCACTCCTTCACCCCTGTTTACCATGGCCTGGAGCGGGAAGTGGAAGTGGGGCTGCTGTTTGACCCCGGCCGGGCAATGGAATCACGGTTTTGCCATGCTTACCATGAGGCACTGGCGCTTGCCCTGCCAAACCTGAAAATACGGTTCAACGAGCCTTACCTGGGGACCGATGACGGCCTCACCAGCCATTTGAGGTCCCGTTATGGGGATGGGCAATACGCAGGCATAGAACTGGAAGTCAGCCAAAAATTTGTTCCGGATTTGCAGGGAATCAAGCCATTCCTGGCCACGGCCATAAAAAAGGCCCTTGAAGGCCGATAA
- a CDS encoding helix-hairpin-helix domain-containing protein has product MQRLRIWVRNVFGFSRSEANGFLILLPAMLLILFSYPIYRAFFYHAEISDQAEQARIDSLIAQWEFNPSPGPEPSQYTLFPFDPNTATRTAFDSLGMPAFLSDRIVKYRSKGGRFRAPGDLLKIYGLDSALFQRLYPFIRIAPHTASPTGPKATRKKDARTPPPIILQDLNQADTSQLKTIRGIGPVLARRIVKFRDGLGGFIDQNQVTEIYGLDSVVIDRIKSRFYVAPQFKPLRLNINTATETELSNHPYIRSKIAKSIVAYRFQHGSFERIDDLLKIDLIDQTLFDRIKPYLSIGQ; this is encoded by the coding sequence ATGCAGCGTCTTCGGATTTGGGTCAGGAACGTGTTCGGGTTCTCGCGCAGTGAGGCCAATGGTTTTTTGATCTTGCTCCCTGCCATGCTCCTGATATTGTTTTCATATCCCATCTATCGCGCCTTTTTCTACCATGCCGAAATTTCGGACCAGGCGGAGCAGGCCAGGATCGACAGCCTTATTGCACAGTGGGAGTTTAACCCCAGCCCTGGGCCTGAACCCAGCCAATACACTTTATTTCCCTTCGACCCCAATACCGCCACCCGCACGGCCTTTGATTCCCTTGGCATGCCTGCCTTTTTGTCGGACCGGATTGTAAAATACCGGTCCAAAGGAGGCCGGTTCAGGGCACCGGGGGACCTTTTAAAAATATATGGCCTGGACTCCGCATTGTTTCAACGCCTTTATCCATTCATTCGCATTGCCCCGCACACGGCTTCCCCGACCGGCCCCAAGGCCACCAGGAAAAAGGATGCCCGCACACCTCCCCCCATCATACTACAAGATTTGAACCAGGCCGACACTTCACAATTAAAAACCATCAGGGGGATAGGCCCCGTGCTTGCCCGCAGGATCGTGAAATTCAGGGATGGGCTGGGCGGTTTTATTGACCAAAACCAAGTAACGGAGATTTATGGTTTGGACTCAGTGGTAATAGACCGGATCAAAAGCCGGTTTTACGTGGCCCCCCAATTCAAGCCCCTTCGGCTCAATATCAATACCGCCACCGAAACCGAGCTGTCCAACCACCCCTATATTCGTTCAAAAATTGCCAAATCCATTGTCGCATATCGTTTTCAGCATGGAAGTTTCGAAAGGATTGACGACCTTTTGAAAATTGATTTGATCGATCAAACATTATTTGACCGGATAAAACCGTATTTGAGCATAGGGCAATAA
- a CDS encoding DUF4011 domain-containing protein, translated as MARKEQHVFSSYLRKLTNLSGNSRSIYLPRASSEQFIDLHTLGHLNGEKSFSIIEALIAGKSKVLCPLIDTRMEASNEASKRIKRLQRLDQLIFEERGSKDLHIGWPFARGKFMDGTRARAPLLFFPVVIKLESNNWAIHLRKDADVTFNKSFLLAYSFYNQVRVEDFLLDETFEERDTDSTVFRTALYQLLQKSSVDIHFNPDNYRDELDFFKPFTQPEFDEAHANGSFKLFPEAVLGIFPQAGSYLVPDYVELIEGGHVGSLEGFFMGKNQAEQQSLLFPNFIQLVNEEKLFTGFPMDAWQENILKASKIGYSAVVQGPPGTGKSQLICNLIADAIATGKKVLVVCQKRAALDVVYGRLKGLQLSGFLALVHDFKNDRKEIYAKGARQVERVDEYRLKNNSLDAIQLNRKFLQVCHRIDQITEELDEFKKALFNDTECGACVKELYLRSNPNETSINLKQEYQNFPIDTIGSFHTRLKSYAFYAQTFDQQDYPWRDRKPFAGLGITDLKEMEKILNEIPATLHGLFNQLETQIGAKLDWDQCEELLEHEPELNEMMAQLDSGEVYSFFQQMVEEDDNETSALWLANIERLVLSCFEEEGPESSLPTAQLGTLQQALYRRMKARRSLVGLVRWELFSKDKFLIKRALVGNGLENNRAGFKKLEAKLDRRLNLEHNLSKLKTKAWLKNVPEKINEKEIQGWFANQKKAIQAKLIFRSVRGIGNFIDLSALGRAEVGVRIKKLFQVLSSIPALKIRWNAYLGPNQIALLTQHPEKSETLKACLLNDFDALCEFDNIREGLTPDERASISKLQEAHPDWQPDAIQKTFINSLCLAWIDHIETKFPVLRIVSSGKLTLLESELQDLVVEKQKLGNEIILLRARERVADDLEFNRLNNRVTYRDLHHQLTKKKRIWPVRKLISEFESEIFRLLPCWLASPESVSAIFPLKEMFDLVVFDEASQCFAERGIPAMYRGKQAIVAGDDKQLKPSDLYRIRWQDGEEDNPDLEVDSLLELSARYLMQLPLLSHYRSKSLELIDFSNRYFYDGKLTLLPDAGNINPAEPPVAYHKVDGIWENNTNKIEADAIVSLVLGMVKSNPEKEIGIVCFNAPQQMLILDLLDEAFSKQQIAMPGSLIVKNIENVQGDEKDIIVFSIGYAPDLKGKMHFHFGSLSMAGGENRLNVAITRAREKVMVVTSIFPEQLQVDETKNDGPKLLKKYLQYIQETANGHFKPFIGGQNNTKANWYLKDIIGAWGIEKFPDKQFMKDVLPFADVSAHMENDKVGLILTDDELYRQNPSVKDLHASMMALFEQKKWRALRAYSRNYWQDHEKFFNEVAKFVAS; from the coding sequence ATGGCACGTAAGGAGCAGCACGTATTCAGTTCTTATTTGCGAAAGCTTACCAACCTATCCGGGAACAGCCGTTCGATCTATTTGCCCAGGGCAAGTTCAGAACAATTCATAGACCTTCATACGCTGGGCCACCTAAACGGGGAAAAGTCGTTTTCCATTATTGAGGCGCTTATTGCTGGCAAAAGCAAGGTGCTCTGCCCGTTGATCGATACACGAATGGAAGCCAGCAACGAGGCAAGCAAGCGCATAAAGCGGCTTCAGCGATTGGACCAACTTATTTTTGAAGAACGGGGCTCAAAGGACCTCCACATAGGATGGCCTTTTGCGAGGGGAAAGTTTATGGATGGCACCCGGGCAAGGGCGCCCCTGCTCTTTTTCCCGGTGGTGATTAAACTGGAAAGCAACAATTGGGCCATCCATCTGCGCAAGGATGCCGATGTCACCTTCAACAAGTCCTTCCTGCTGGCCTATTCATTTTACAACCAGGTGCGGGTGGAGGATTTCCTGTTGGACGAAACGTTTGAGGAGAGGGACACGGACAGCACCGTGTTCCGCACAGCCCTTTACCAGTTGTTGCAAAAAAGCTCGGTGGATATACACTTTAACCCGGACAATTACCGGGACGAATTGGATTTCTTTAAACCCTTTACACAACCGGAGTTTGACGAGGCCCATGCCAATGGCAGCTTCAAATTGTTTCCTGAGGCAGTGTTGGGCATTTTCCCACAGGCCGGCTCTTACCTGGTGCCCGATTATGTGGAATTGATTGAAGGCGGCCATGTGGGAAGCCTGGAAGGGTTTTTTATGGGGAAAAACCAGGCAGAACAACAGTCGCTGCTATTCCCCAACTTCATCCAACTGGTAAACGAGGAAAAGCTATTTACCGGGTTTCCAATGGATGCCTGGCAGGAAAACATACTTAAAGCCTCAAAAATTGGTTACTCCGCGGTCGTGCAAGGCCCGCCCGGCACTGGCAAGTCCCAACTGATCTGCAACCTTATCGCTGATGCCATTGCCACCGGAAAAAAAGTATTGGTAGTGTGCCAGAAAAGGGCCGCCCTGGACGTGGTGTACGGGCGCCTTAAAGGATTGCAACTATCGGGTTTCCTGGCGTTGGTCCACGATTTTAAGAACGACAGGAAAGAAATCTATGCCAAGGGCGCAAGGCAGGTCGAGCGTGTTGACGAGTACCGGTTGAAGAACAACAGCCTGGACGCCATACAACTCAACCGAAAGTTCCTACAGGTGTGCCATCGGATCGACCAGATAACGGAGGAACTGGATGAGTTCAAAAAAGCCCTTTTTAACGATACCGAGTGTGGGGCATGTGTCAAAGAACTTTACCTGAGGTCAAACCCCAACGAAACTTCCATCAACCTGAAACAGGAATATCAAAATTTTCCCATTGACACCATTGGTTCCTTCCACACACGGCTGAAGTCTTATGCTTTTTACGCACAAACCTTTGACCAGCAGGACTACCCCTGGCGCGACCGCAAACCATTTGCGGGCCTGGGCATCACCGACCTCAAGGAGATGGAGAAAATCCTTAATGAAATCCCAGCCACCCTGCACGGCCTTTTTAACCAACTGGAAACCCAGATAGGCGCTAAACTGGATTGGGACCAATGCGAGGAGTTGTTGGAACACGAACCGGAGCTAAACGAAATGATGGCCCAATTGGACAGTGGGGAAGTCTACTCTTTTTTCCAGCAAATGGTGGAGGAAGACGACAACGAAACCAGTGCCCTGTGGTTGGCCAACATCGAGCGGCTGGTGTTGTCTTGTTTTGAAGAAGAAGGGCCCGAGTCTTCCCTCCCCACCGCCCAACTGGGCACTTTGCAACAGGCCCTGTATAGGAGGATGAAAGCGAGGAGGAGCCTGGTCGGGCTAGTCCGGTGGGAGCTTTTTTCAAAAGACAAATTCCTGATCAAGCGTGCGCTGGTTGGCAACGGGCTTGAAAACAACCGTGCAGGGTTTAAAAAACTGGAGGCCAAACTCGACCGCAGGCTCAACCTTGAGCACAACCTGTCAAAACTGAAAACAAAGGCATGGCTGAAGAATGTGCCGGAAAAAATCAACGAAAAGGAAATCCAGGGTTGGTTCGCCAATCAGAAAAAAGCGATACAGGCAAAATTGATATTCAGGTCGGTAAGGGGCATTGGCAACTTCATTGACCTGTCGGCCCTAGGCCGCGCTGAAGTGGGGGTACGAATAAAAAAATTGTTCCAGGTACTATCGTCCATTCCTGCGCTTAAAATCCGATGGAACGCATACCTGGGCCCCAACCAAATTGCACTGCTCACCCAACATCCAGAAAAAAGCGAAACATTAAAGGCCTGCCTCCTCAATGATTTCGATGCCCTTTGCGAATTCGACAATATCCGGGAAGGGCTCACCCCCGATGAGAGGGCCAGCATCTCCAAATTACAGGAGGCCCATCCCGACTGGCAGCCGGATGCCATCCAGAAAACTTTCATCAACAGCCTATGCCTGGCCTGGATCGACCATATTGAAACCAAATTCCCGGTATTAAGGATCGTATCGTCAGGTAAACTTACGCTGCTGGAGTCGGAGCTCCAGGACCTTGTTGTGGAAAAGCAGAAATTGGGCAACGAGATCATTTTATTACGGGCGAGGGAACGCGTTGCCGATGACCTTGAATTCAACCGGCTCAACAACCGGGTCACCTACCGCGACCTTCACCACCAACTCACCAAGAAGAAGAGGATTTGGCCCGTTCGCAAGCTGATATCCGAATTTGAAAGCGAAATCTTCAGGTTGCTGCCATGCTGGCTTGCCTCCCCGGAATCGGTATCGGCCATATTCCCGCTAAAGGAAATGTTTGACCTGGTAGTCTTTGACGAGGCCTCCCAATGTTTTGCCGAAAGGGGCATTCCCGCCATGTACCGTGGCAAGCAGGCCATTGTTGCCGGTGACGACAAGCAGTTAAAACCAAGCGACCTGTACCGTATCCGGTGGCAGGACGGGGAAGAAGACAATCCTGACCTCGAAGTGGACTCACTGCTGGAACTTTCGGCACGGTACCTTATGCAACTGCCCCTGCTTAGCCACTACAGGAGCAAATCACTGGAGTTGATTGATTTCTCCAATCGGTATTTTTATGATGGAAAACTTACTTTGTTGCCCGATGCGGGCAATATCAACCCGGCCGAACCGCCAGTGGCCTACCACAAGGTGGACGGGATATGGGAAAACAACACCAACAAAATTGAAGCAGATGCCATTGTGTCCCTGGTGTTGGGAATGGTGAAATCCAATCCGGAAAAGGAAATAGGGATAGTCTGCTTCAATGCGCCTCAACAAATGCTGATATTGGATTTGCTGGATGAAGCTTTTAGCAAACAGCAAATTGCCATGCCCGGATCGCTGATCGTAAAAAACATAGAAAATGTTCAGGGAGATGAAAAAGACATTATTGTTTTCTCCATCGGGTATGCACCCGACCTCAAAGGAAAAATGCATTTTCACTTTGGCAGCCTGAGTATGGCCGGTGGCGAAAACAGGCTGAACGTGGCCATTACCAGGGCCAGGGAAAAGGTCATGGTGGTCACCAGCATTTTCCCCGAACAACTCCAGGTGGACGAAACCAAAAATGACGGCCCCAAGCTATTGAAAAAGTACCTTCAGTATATTCAGGAAACGGCCAACGGGCATTTCAAACCGTTTATTGGCGGCCAAAACAACACCAAGGCCAATTGGTACCTTAAGGATATCATTGGGGCCTGGGGCATTGAAAAATTTCCCGATAAGCAGTTTATGAAAGATGTCCTCCCCTTTGCGGATGTTTCGGCACACATGGAAAACGACAAGGTTGGCCTCATCCTTACCGATGATGAACTATACCGTCAAAACCCATCGGTAAAAGACCTTCATGCCTCCATGATGGCGCTATTCGAACAAAAAAAATGGAGGGCCTTAAGGGCCTACAGCCGAAACTACTGGCAGGACCACGAAAAGTTCTTCAACGAAGTGGCCAAGTTTGTGGCCTCATGA
- a CDS encoding amidohydrolase, giving the protein MKNFSLALALALVSISGTTMAQKSKKETIKAIDARQEGYAAIAKQIWGYAEVGFQETRSSALLQETLAKAGFKVEKGVAGMPTAFIASYGQGKPIIAILGEFDALPGLAQEAVPVKKPIEGQGAGHACGHHLFGTASAAAAIAAKDWLTANKRQGTIRFYGTPAEEGGSGKVYMVREGLFQDVDAVINWHPGAGNSASPGTSLANKTGKFRFYGVAAHAAAAPFRGRSALDAVEAMDAMVNMMREHVTPETRIHYVITRGGEAPNVVPAFAEVYYYVRHPSRDEVKDVWERIVNAAKGAALGTDTKVEVEITGGVHDLLPNETLARAMYANLKEVGGYAMTDEEKAFGAEVQKTFTGKVPPLSSTQDIAEYQLRAGTASTDVGDVSWVVPTVGMSAATWVPGTAAHSWQAVAAGGTSIGIKGMMMAAKSMALTAIDLYTNPALLEGAWKEFKGKTEGFTYEALIGDRPPALDYRK; this is encoded by the coding sequence ATGAAAAATTTTAGCCTGGCCCTGGCCTTGGCCCTGGTTTCGATATCGGGAACCACAATGGCCCAAAAATCCAAGAAAGAAACAATCAAGGCAATTGACGCCAGGCAGGAAGGGTATGCTGCCATAGCAAAGCAAATTTGGGGCTATGCCGAAGTGGGTTTTCAAGAAACCCGTAGCTCGGCCTTGCTTCAGGAAACACTGGCCAAGGCTGGGTTTAAGGTGGAAAAGGGAGTGGCGGGGATGCCCACGGCCTTTATTGCCAGCTACGGACAGGGCAAGCCCATTATTGCTATACTGGGTGAGTTTGATGCACTGCCTGGGTTGGCACAAGAAGCGGTGCCGGTGAAAAAACCTATTGAAGGGCAAGGGGCGGGCCATGCATGTGGGCACCACCTCTTTGGCACGGCATCGGCAGCAGCGGCCATTGCCGCAAAGGATTGGTTGACTGCCAACAAAAGGCAGGGCACCATCAGGTTTTATGGCACCCCTGCCGAAGAAGGGGGCTCAGGAAAAGTATATATGGTCAGGGAGGGGTTGTTCCAGGATGTGGATGCCGTGATCAACTGGCATCCCGGGGCGGGAAACAGCGCCAGCCCGGGAACTTCACTGGCAAACAAAACGGGCAAGTTTAGGTTTTATGGCGTGGCGGCCCACGCGGCAGCGGCCCCGTTTCGGGGCAGGTCGGCACTGGATGCGGTTGAAGCCATGGATGCCATGGTGAACATGATGCGCGAACATGTCACGCCCGAGACGCGGATCCATTACGTCATAACGAGAGGGGGCGAGGCCCCTAATGTAGTGCCTGCTTTTGCCGAGGTGTACTATTACGTTCGCCACCCCAGCCGTGACGAAGTAAAGGACGTATGGGAAAGGATTGTGAACGCGGCAAAGGGCGCGGCCCTGGGCACCGATACCAAAGTGGAGGTGGAAATCACGGGTGGCGTCCATGACTTGCTTCCCAATGAAACGCTTGCCAGGGCGATGTACGCCAACCTCAAAGAGGTAGGGGGCTATGCCATGACGGACGAGGAAAAAGCTTTTGGGGCCGAAGTCCAAAAGACGTTTACAGGTAAAGTGCCTCCTTTAAGCTCCACACAAGATATTGCGGAATACCAACTCAGGGCCGGCACCGCCTCCACGGACGTGGGCGATGTCAGTTGGGTGGTGCCTACCGTGGGCATGTCAGCGGCCACGTGGGTGCCGGGCACAGCGGCACATAGCTGGCAGGCCGTGGCGGCAGGGGGTACAAGCATTGGCATAAAAGGAATGATGATGGCCGCAAAATCAATGGCGCTTACGGCCATCGACCTGTATACCAACCCTGCCCTTCTTGAAGGGGCCTGGAAGGAGTTCAAGGGGAAAACGGAAGGGTTTACCTACGAGGCATTGATTGGCGACAGGCCCCCGGCACTGGACTACCGGAAATAG
- a CDS encoding homoserine kinase, with the protein MKNSIRVYSPASVSNVTCGFDILGFALEKPGDIILAEQSTRPGVRIKEIIGGSTLPLDPKENVASVAAQALVNHINPGFGIDLTVHKGIKPGSGIGSSASSAAAAAFAANQLAGAPIKDTLGLIPFAMQGELLASGAFHADNVAPALLGGFIIVRSNDPLDVVQLGTPSELYAVVVHPDVQIKTSESRKLLPSLVPLKSVVAQTGNIAGLVAGLLQHDYNLIGRSMHDGIVEPARAHTIPGFRELKSAAIQAGALGAGISGSGPSVFALCWGGASAGKVHDEMRSAYGEFNIKFDSYISAINKKGTIEIMD; encoded by the coding sequence ATGAAAAATTCCATTAGGGTGTATAGCCCTGCGTCCGTTTCCAACGTAACCTGTGGCTTTGACATATTGGGGTTTGCCCTCGAAAAACCCGGTGACATCATCCTCGCGGAGCAAAGCACCAGGCCTGGGGTGCGGATCAAAGAAATCATTGGGGGCAGCACCCTCCCGCTCGACCCAAAGGAAAACGTGGCCTCCGTGGCGGCACAGGCCCTGGTCAACCACATCAACCCGGGGTTCGGCATTGACCTCACCGTTCACAAGGGAATAAAGCCCGGAAGCGGGATTGGGTCAAGTGCATCCAGTGCGGCTGCCGCTGCCTTCGCGGCCAACCAATTGGCCGGGGCCCCCATAAAAGATACTTTGGGCCTCATCCCGTTTGCCATGCAAGGGGAATTGCTTGCGAGTGGGGCATTCCATGCAGACAATGTGGCCCCTGCTTTGCTCGGTGGCTTTATTATCGTCCGCAGCAACGACCCGCTGGATGTGGTGCAACTCGGCACCCCTTCTGAACTGTATGCAGTCGTGGTCCATCCCGATGTACAGATCAAAACTTCCGAATCCAGGAAACTGCTGCCCTCACTGGTGCCATTGAAAAGCGTGGTGGCCCAAACAGGGAACATCGCGGGGCTGGTGGCGGGCCTGTTGCAACACGATTACAACCTGATCGGACGGTCGATGCACGATGGTATCGTGGAGCCGGCCCGGGCCCACACCATACCGGGGTTTAGGGAATTAAAGTCCGCGGCCATACAAGCTGGGGCGCTGGGGGCGGGCATCTCCGGTTCCGGCCCATCGGTTTTTGCCTTGTGCTGGGGAGGGGCATCGGCAGGCAAAGTGCATGATGAAATGAGAAGCGCTTATGGGGAATTCAATATCAAGTTTGATTCCTACATCTCGGCCATTAACAAAAAAGGGACCATTGAAATCATGGATTGA
- the thrC gene encoding threonine synthase, whose translation MLYHSTNGISPKVGFEEAVLQGLAPDNGLYFPDAIPRLPDVFFESIEGLPPHEIAFEVAKPFAGGSIPDGKLRQIIEGTLGFSIPLAEVEKGIYSLELFHGPTLAFKDVGARFMARTLQYFLEKHSQPATILVATSGDTGGAVAGGFYGVEGINVVILYPSGKISAIQEKQLTTWGKNIHALEVDGTFDDCQRLAKEAFADTGLRARYGLTSANSINIARLLPQSFYYFFAYRQLKDKSRDMVVSVPSGNLGNLTAGLMAWRMGLPIGRFVVATNRNDVMAQYLKTGIFNAKPSVPTVANAMDVGNPSNFARILEIFNHDHGSVKGKLIGHTFGDPEIKQCISEVFKKTGYVLDPHGACGYLGLRKSLAAKETGIFLGTAHPAKFSETVGESIGRAIAMPVGLKKIMEKEKVAARCPPTLEGLKHAMVKALGK comes from the coding sequence ATGTTGTACCATAGCACCAACGGCATATCACCAAAAGTGGGCTTTGAAGAAGCCGTACTACAGGGCCTGGCCCCAGACAATGGATTGTATTTTCCCGATGCCATCCCCAGGCTGCCGGATGTTTTTTTTGAATCCATCGAGGGGTTGCCCCCCCACGAAATCGCTTTTGAGGTGGCTAAGCCGTTTGCCGGGGGCAGCATCCCTGATGGTAAGCTCAGGCAAATTATCGAAGGGACGCTCGGCTTTTCCATCCCCTTGGCAGAGGTAGAAAAAGGCATTTACTCCCTTGAACTCTTTCATGGCCCCACGCTGGCATTCAAAGATGTGGGGGCGCGGTTTATGGCCAGGACCTTGCAGTATTTTTTGGAAAAGCATTCCCAGCCCGCGACCATCCTGGTGGCCACTTCAGGGGATACGGGCGGGGCAGTGGCCGGTGGCTTTTATGGGGTGGAAGGAATCAATGTAGTCATACTCTATCCCTCCGGAAAAATCAGTGCCATACAAGAAAAGCAACTTACCACCTGGGGCAAGAACATCCATGCGCTTGAGGTTGACGGTACTTTTGACGATTGCCAGAGGCTTGCCAAAGAAGCCTTTGCCGACACCGGGCTGAGGGCACGCTATGGGCTAACGTCCGCCAACTCGATCAATATCGCGCGGCTGCTGCCACAATCCTTCTATTATTTTTTTGCCTACCGGCAGCTTAAGGACAAATCAAGGGATATGGTGGTATCGGTGCCCAGCGGCAACCTGGGCAACCTTACGGCAGGGCTAATGGCCTGGCGCATGGGGCTGCCCATCGGCCGGTTTGTGGTGGCCACCAACCGCAACGATGTAATGGCACAATACCTGAAAACAGGGATTTTTAACGCCAAGCCTTCCGTGCCCACTGTTGCCAATGCGATGGACGTAGGCAACCCCAGCAACTTTGCCAGGATCCTTGAAATTTTCAATCATGACCATGGTAGTGTTAAAGGGAAACTCATAGGGCACACTTTTGGCGACCCCGAAATCAAACAATGCATTTCCGAAGTATTTAAAAAAACCGGCTATGTGCTAGACCCACACGGGGCCTGTGGGTACCTGGGGCTACGGAAAAGCCTTGCGGCAAAGGAAACCGGTATTTTTTTGGGCACGGCCCATCCTGCAAAGTTCAGCGAAACGGTAGGTGAATCGATTGGCCGGGCCATCGCCATGCCAGTTGGCCTCAAGAAAATTATGGAAAAGGAAAAAGTGGCGGCCCGGTGCCCACCCACATTGGAAGGGCTAAAGCATGCCATGGTAAAGGCCCTTGGAAAGTAA